One Novipirellula galeiformis DNA segment encodes these proteins:
- a CDS encoding LOG family protein, producing the protein MHQEPLPSEAIGEDELQRPQPADEPISTVDSQDLLQVMRHTVDRLEKDNTARGDLKILSRTLRELRYAFKVFRPYRKRRKVTIFGSARTQPGHPEYECAVELGRRMAEHGWMVITGAGGGIMEAGHRGAGRKASMGLNIMLPFEQSANPYIQGDAKLVTMKYFFTRKLMFVKECSGVVCCPGGFGTLDEALETLTLMQTGKQTMMPLVLLDSKEGSYWRDLGVFMEKQLLKTGMISPEDVSLYKITNSVDEAIQEMLSFYRVYHSLRYVRDRLVFRLQRKLSDEAIENIREQFADILVDGTYEQTKALPDESGEPDLAHLPRLVFHFNRRALGRLRMLINTINASETV; encoded by the coding sequence ATGCATCAAGAACCACTGCCCAGCGAAGCGATTGGCGAAGACGAACTGCAACGACCTCAGCCGGCGGACGAGCCGATCTCGACAGTCGATTCGCAAGACTTATTGCAAGTCATGCGACACACGGTCGACCGTTTAGAGAAAGACAATACTGCGCGCGGCGACCTCAAGATCCTGTCACGAACACTGCGTGAATTGCGCTACGCCTTCAAGGTCTTTCGCCCATATCGCAAACGCCGCAAAGTCACCATTTTCGGTTCGGCACGAACGCAACCGGGCCACCCTGAATATGAATGTGCGGTCGAACTGGGGCGTCGGATGGCCGAGCATGGTTGGATGGTGATCACCGGCGCTGGGGGCGGGATCATGGAAGCCGGGCATCGTGGCGCCGGTCGCAAAGCATCGATGGGGCTGAACATCATGTTGCCCTTCGAGCAAAGTGCGAACCCCTACATTCAAGGCGATGCAAAACTTGTCACGATGAAGTACTTCTTCACTCGCAAGTTGATGTTTGTCAAAGAATGCAGCGGAGTGGTTTGTTGCCCAGGCGGATTTGGGACGCTCGATGAAGCGCTTGAAACCTTGACGCTGATGCAGACGGGCAAACAGACGATGATGCCTCTCGTGCTACTCGATTCGAAAGAGGGCAGTTATTGGCGAGACCTGGGCGTCTTTATGGAGAAGCAACTGCTTAAAACGGGAATGATCAGCCCCGAGGACGTGAGTCTTTACAAAATCACCAATTCGGTCGATGAAGCGATCCAAGAGATGCTGAGCTTCTACCGCGTTTACCATAGTTTGCGTTACGTTCGCGACCGACTCGTGTTCCGCTTGCAACGCAAGTTGAGCGACGAAGCGATCGAAAATATCCGCGAACAATTTGCCGACATTTTGGTCGATGGAACCTACGAACAAACCAAGGCGCTACCCGATGAAAGCGGTGAACCCGACCTCGCTCATCTCCCCCGCTTGGTCTTCCATTTCAACCGCCGAGCGTTGGGCCGATTGCGAATGTTGATCAACACGATCAATGCATCCGAAACGGTTTAG
- a CDS encoding alcohol dehydrogenase catalytic domain-containing protein has protein sequence MRAMVLSQTALLSDEPEPLHCMELDTPQPAENELLIRVAACGVCHTELDEIEGRLTPSRLPIVLGHEVVGRVAERGSQVTRFDIGDRVGVGWIHHSSGTPAENLSPQFAATGCDVNGGYAEFMTVPETYAVAIPDRFSDAQAAPLMCAGAIGYRALRLTGLRDGEPLGLMGFGGSGHLVLQTAKHLFPNSPVYVFTREESVQRFACKLSADWAGGIDATPPQPLNAIIDTTPAWKPVVESLKKLHPGGRLVINAIRKEDADKEELLKLSYHEHLWMEREIKSVANLTHADIAEFLPLAAAIPILPEVTLFRLEQANAALRNLRRGQIKGANVLVVA, from the coding sequence ATGAGAGCGATGGTCTTGTCGCAAACCGCTTTGCTGAGCGATGAGCCCGAGCCGCTACACTGTATGGAGCTGGACACGCCACAGCCCGCCGAAAACGAATTGCTGATTCGTGTCGCGGCGTGTGGGGTTTGTCACACCGAGCTCGATGAAATCGAAGGTCGCTTGACTCCATCACGCCTACCGATCGTGCTCGGGCATGAAGTGGTGGGCCGCGTTGCCGAGCGAGGCTCCCAGGTCACCCGTTTTGATATCGGAGATCGAGTTGGGGTAGGGTGGATCCATCATTCCAGTGGCACGCCCGCCGAGAACCTCTCGCCACAGTTCGCTGCGACCGGTTGTGATGTCAACGGCGGCTACGCTGAATTCATGACCGTACCGGAAACCTATGCGGTGGCGATCCCCGACCGTTTCAGCGATGCGCAGGCCGCGCCGCTAATGTGTGCCGGCGCGATCGGATACCGCGCGTTGCGGTTAACGGGACTTCGTGATGGCGAGCCGCTCGGCTTGATGGGCTTTGGAGGCTCGGGACATCTCGTTTTACAAACCGCGAAGCATCTCTTTCCAAACTCGCCCGTGTACGTATTCACGCGAGAGGAATCGGTCCAGCGGTTCGCATGCAAATTGTCCGCAGATTGGGCGGGAGGCATCGACGCGACGCCCCCGCAACCGTTGAACGCGATCATCGACACAACGCCTGCCTGGAAACCCGTGGTGGAATCACTGAAAAAACTTCACCCCGGAGGCCGTTTGGTGATTAACGCGATTCGTAAGGAAGACGCGGATAAAGAGGAGCTGTTGAAACTAAGTTATCACGAGCATTTGTGGATGGAACGCGAGATCAAGTCGGTCGCAAACTTAACGCACGCGGACATCGCCGAGTTCTTGCCGCTCGCCGCAGCGATCCCGATCCTCCCCGAAGTCACCCTTTTTCGGCTCGAACAAGCCAACGCGGCTCTACGCAACCTGCGACGTGGACAAATCAAGGGTGCCAACGTCTTGGTTGTGGCGTGA
- a CDS encoding Na+/H+ antiporter NhaA: MSGQQEKRGLVRKLIDNSFLLIAGAVSALIWANVHTSSYQAFINFDLLSLFHHAPSAGHETAAEAHSHGFTLHFFVNDIVMALFFAIAAKEVWESLLPGGSLANPKKAATPLLATVGGILGPAIVYIAGTYFTGTHDSLGRGWAIPCATDIAFSYLIARFIFGASHPAIAFLLLLAIADDAAGLIILAVFYPQAEIRPEWLLLTVGAVLLTMQLRRSKVHSHWAYLIGPGIISWFSFYQANIHPALGLVPIIPFMPHAHTDLGFYARAERGRHDTLNEFEHFWKLPVEFGLGLFGLANAGVVMSSLGTGTWVVLAGLLIGKPVGITLLTLFAEKALKLEKPAGMDYRHVVTLGMIAGIGFTVALFVSVAAFTTAGMEQDSVKMGALLSFAAAPIAVIVAKLLGIRPLPLVNVDTPKIAKAA, from the coding sequence ATGTCTGGGCAACAAGAAAAACGCGGACTCGTTCGCAAACTGATCGACAATTCCTTCTTGCTGATCGCAGGTGCGGTTTCGGCTTTGATCTGGGCTAACGTTCACACCAGCAGCTATCAAGCCTTTATTAACTTTGATTTGCTTTCGCTGTTTCACCATGCTCCTAGCGCCGGACATGAGACTGCCGCCGAAGCACATTCGCATGGCTTTACGCTGCACTTTTTTGTCAACGATATTGTGATGGCATTGTTCTTTGCGATTGCGGCAAAGGAAGTATGGGAATCCTTGTTGCCCGGCGGTTCGCTTGCCAATCCTAAGAAAGCGGCCACTCCGCTGCTTGCCACGGTAGGCGGAATCCTGGGGCCCGCGATCGTTTACATCGCGGGAACCTATTTCACCGGAACTCATGATTCCTTGGGCCGAGGATGGGCGATCCCTTGTGCGACCGACATTGCCTTTAGCTACTTGATCGCACGGTTCATTTTTGGGGCGAGCCATCCCGCGATTGCGTTCTTGTTGCTACTTGCGATCGCCGATGACGCCGCGGGATTGATCATCTTGGCGGTATTCTATCCGCAAGCCGAAATCCGTCCTGAATGGTTGCTATTGACCGTCGGTGCGGTACTTTTGACGATGCAACTCCGCCGCTCGAAAGTCCATTCGCATTGGGCCTATTTGATCGGACCGGGAATCATTTCCTGGTTTAGCTTTTACCAGGCCAATATTCATCCGGCCTTGGGCTTGGTTCCGATCATCCCGTTCATGCCTCACGCACATACCGACCTCGGATTCTATGCTCGCGCTGAACGCGGTCGGCATGACACACTCAATGAATTCGAACACTTTTGGAAACTCCCGGTTGAATTCGGACTCGGACTATTCGGACTCGCTAACGCGGGCGTGGTGATGAGCAGTCTGGGCACGGGCACCTGGGTCGTGCTGGCAGGACTGTTGATCGGCAAACCGGTTGGCATCACCTTGTTAACGCTGTTCGCCGAAAAGGCCTTGAAACTCGAGAAACCTGCGGGGATGGATTATCGCCACGTGGTAACCCTCGGAATGATTGCTGGGATTGGGTTCACGGTTGCCTTGTTCGTCTCGGTCGCGGCGTTCACCACCGCGGGGATGGAGCAAGATTCCGTGAAGATGGGCGCTTTGCTCAGTTTCGCAGCGGCACCCATCGCCGTGATTGTTGCCAAATTGCTCGGCATTCGCCCCTTACCGTTGGTGAATGTCGACACGCCGAAAATCGCCAAGGCGGCCTAG
- a CDS encoding DMT family transporter produces the protein MLDLTWIGLAAVSAVLLGCYDVTKKIAVRKNAVPIVLLLSVSVGAAIWLPFIVWSVISPASLPHPILQVNPLSLREHGWLFVKSVLVGASWTFAFFALKRLPLSIAAPIRSTSPIWTIAIAAVFLQERPSGMQWLGIATVLLAFWAFSVISLREGISFSRDRGVAMMIVATLLGALSSIYDKFLLQTILLDPSTLQAWFSLYLVPVMIPMAAIWWRSSRKMEDSEPTIHTLFEWRWAILGISPLLLAADLVYFTALADPEALVSVISVVRRCSVVIAFVFGIRALGEANFWPKAACIATILCGVALLVLGA, from the coding sequence TTGCTGGACCTAACGTGGATTGGATTAGCGGCGGTTTCCGCCGTGTTGCTGGGATGCTATGACGTTACCAAAAAGATCGCCGTGCGAAAGAACGCCGTGCCGATCGTGTTGCTTCTTAGCGTTTCGGTGGGGGCTGCGATTTGGTTGCCCTTCATCGTTTGGTCCGTGATTTCACCGGCAAGTCTGCCCCATCCCATTTTACAAGTGAATCCCTTGTCGCTACGCGAACATGGGTGGTTGTTTGTTAAAAGCGTGTTGGTGGGGGCGTCTTGGACGTTTGCCTTTTTCGCGTTAAAGCGACTCCCCCTGTCGATCGCCGCCCCGATTCGTTCGACCAGCCCGATTTGGACGATCGCCATCGCGGCGGTGTTTCTTCAGGAACGGCCCAGCGGAATGCAATGGCTTGGCATCGCCACCGTGCTGTTGGCATTCTGGGCATTCTCGGTAATTAGTCTTCGCGAGGGAATCTCATTTTCCCGTGATCGCGGCGTCGCGATGATGATCGTGGCGACCCTGCTCGGGGCCCTCAGTTCGATTTACGACAAGTTCCTGTTGCAGACGATTTTACTTGATCCCTCCACGCTCCAAGCATGGTTTTCGCTCTACTTGGTGCCGGTGATGATCCCGATGGCGGCAATTTGGTGGCGAAGTTCACGGAAAATGGAAGATTCGGAGCCCACGATTCACACGCTTTTTGAGTGGCGCTGGGCGATTCTCGGCATTAGCCCATTGCTGTTAGCCGCCGATCTCGTCTACTTCACTGCCTTGGCCGACCCCGAGGCTCTGGTTTCCGTGATCTCCGTGGTGCGGCGATGCAGCGTCGTGATTGCCTTTGTGTTTGGGATTCGAGCATTGGGGGAAGCGAACTTTTGGCCGAAAGCGGCTTGTATCGCGACGATTCTCTGCGGCGTCGCTTTGTTGGTCCTGGGAGCGTGA
- a CDS encoding DUF2267 domain-containing protein — protein sequence MNGTSIYSNVHGVEEFYIVFNTGDEGTERDEGNASTKAKPKQGRSNIPAFATTVQKTKRWVSELMVELQWQDAQKAYHALRVVLHALRDRLTLHEMADVSAQLPTLIRGMFFEGWQPSHAPVKDRSQQAFFEHVLHEFPNDSSIDPERLTRAVLSILSRHVSQGEIADIKAILPKPLRELMPKE from the coding sequence ATGAATGGCACCTCCATCTACAGCAATGTGCACGGTGTCGAGGAGTTCTATATTGTCTTCAACACCGGCGATGAGGGCACCGAGCGCGACGAAGGCAACGCGAGCACCAAAGCGAAGCCGAAACAAGGACGCAGCAACATTCCCGCCTTTGCGACGACCGTGCAGAAAACGAAACGCTGGGTCAGCGAACTGATGGTCGAGTTACAGTGGCAGGATGCTCAAAAAGCCTATCATGCGTTGCGCGTCGTTTTACATGCGCTTCGCGATCGCTTGACGCTTCACGAAATGGCCGACGTCTCGGCACAATTGCCGACCTTGATTCGCGGTATGTTTTTCGAAGGCTGGCAACCAAGCCATGCTCCCGTCAAAGACCGATCCCAACAAGCGTTCTTCGAGCATGTTTTACATGAGTTTCCTAACGATTCGAGCATCGACCCCGAACGCTTGACCCGCGCCGTCTTGAGCATCCTCAGCCGACATGTCAGCCAAGGTGAAATCGCCGATATCAAAGCGATTCTTCCCAAACCACTACGAGAGCTAATGCCAAAGGAGTGA
- a CDS encoding MutS family DNA mismatch repair protein translates to MKDQNANSGHELSHASEALARYREHLTEIQTEREQLKGRDRTYGTIRVVLFLFAIVFWVVGYYGDIVIARPLGWAAFVGFIAAVILNEPVRDRLDALRRERAVFRRLVARIERDWDRLATASLSRQLSEVPLPVGQRDAAADLDLLGRASLFHLVSMTATTPGIRTLASWLTGPAISSEAVERTRAIETLAPLREERLRFYVTARKVAESSGDPDRFTTWATGPRWLASRKWLSSWANLSALLAVSFLLAMLVGFTALESATWFRVGLLGLLGVGVINVALTGVVLGPAHAIFSIAMASRGAVDDYRDLFAAAESLPTDNVSASTKHLQAIRETLVAGDRSAAEGMRALQKVAAAGSMRQSAATFLLYLPLQAFALWDVRVLKRLEQWQETYSDVVADWFESLGQFESLMSLAALRDEYPSWTTPQWKDGRTDRSVEAIGIGHPLLRDDARVRNDVTVGPPGTLLLVTGSNMSGKSTMLRSIGLNVALAGTGAPVCAEQFSLPSIELATSIRVSDNLSEGVSFYMAELHRLKQVVDHARRLADQDDRVLLFLLDEILQGTNSRERQIAVVQVLRHLVALESVGAISTHDLELADEPELNSIAHTVHFRETITTGDDGNDTMTFDYQMRQGVSPTTNALRLLEMVGLGPKA, encoded by the coding sequence TTGAAGGATCAAAACGCGAACTCGGGCCACGAACTGAGTCATGCAAGCGAAGCGCTTGCTCGCTATCGCGAACATTTAACGGAAATTCAAACCGAGCGTGAGCAGCTAAAAGGACGGGATCGCACCTACGGCACGATCCGTGTCGTGTTGTTTTTGTTTGCGATCGTGTTCTGGGTTGTGGGCTATTACGGCGACATCGTGATCGCACGGCCACTGGGCTGGGCTGCGTTTGTCGGTTTCATCGCGGCGGTGATTTTGAACGAACCAGTGCGCGATCGACTCGATGCACTTCGCCGCGAACGCGCTGTGTTTCGTCGTTTGGTGGCCAGGATCGAGCGAGATTGGGATCGCTTGGCCACCGCCAGCTTGTCGCGTCAACTCAGCGAAGTTCCGTTGCCCGTCGGACAACGGGATGCCGCTGCAGATTTAGATCTGTTGGGCCGTGCCTCCTTGTTTCATTTGGTCTCGATGACCGCCACGACTCCTGGGATCCGCACCCTTGCTTCGTGGTTAACCGGACCTGCCATTTCCAGCGAAGCGGTGGAGCGAACGCGCGCGATCGAAACGCTGGCCCCCTTGCGCGAAGAACGTCTTCGTTTCTACGTGACCGCGCGAAAGGTCGCCGAAAGCAGCGGCGATCCCGATCGTTTCACCACTTGGGCAACCGGGCCGCGTTGGTTGGCGTCGCGGAAATGGCTTTCGAGCTGGGCCAACCTTTCCGCGCTCCTGGCCGTGTCATTCCTGCTCGCAATGCTCGTCGGATTCACCGCGCTGGAATCCGCGACCTGGTTCCGAGTCGGTCTCTTAGGTTTGCTTGGCGTGGGTGTCATCAACGTCGCTCTGACCGGCGTCGTGCTTGGACCGGCCCATGCGATCTTTTCAATCGCGATGGCCAGCCGTGGTGCGGTTGATGATTATCGAGATCTGTTTGCCGCCGCCGAAAGTCTGCCGACGGATAACGTTTCCGCTAGCACGAAGCATCTGCAAGCGATTCGAGAAACGCTCGTCGCAGGTGATCGTTCCGCAGCCGAAGGCATGAGGGCGTTGCAAAAGGTCGCTGCGGCAGGATCGATGCGACAATCCGCGGCAACGTTCTTGCTCTACTTGCCGTTACAAGCGTTCGCCCTCTGGGATGTGCGAGTTCTAAAACGACTTGAACAGTGGCAAGAAACTTACAGTGACGTGGTGGCGGATTGGTTCGAGTCGCTCGGGCAATTTGAATCCTTGATGTCGTTAGCGGCCTTACGCGACGAATACCCAAGTTGGACCACGCCTCAGTGGAAGGATGGTCGCACGGATCGCTCCGTCGAAGCAATCGGCATCGGGCATCCGCTGTTACGCGATGATGCTCGCGTCCGCAACGATGTCACGGTCGGGCCACCCGGCACCTTGTTGCTCGTGACCGGCAGCAACATGTCCGGCAAAAGTACGATGCTACGCAGCATTGGACTCAACGTCGCTTTGGCGGGAACCGGGGCACCGGTTTGTGCGGAGCAGTTCTCGTTGCCTTCGATCGAATTAGCCACAAGCATTCGCGTCAGTGACAATCTCAGCGAAGGGGTGTCGTTCTACATGGCCGAGCTTCACCGCTTGAAACAGGTGGTCGATCACGCGCGTCGATTGGCTGACCAGGATGATCGTGTGTTGTTGTTCTTGCTCGACGAGATCCTACAAGGAACGAACAGTCGCGAACGTCAGATTGCCGTTGTGCAAGTATTGAGGCACCTCGTTGCGCTGGAGTCAGTTGGGGCGATCAGCACTCATGACTTGGAACTCGCGGATGAGCCTGAGTTGAATTCGATCGCCCATACGGTGCACTTCCGTGAAACCATTACCACCGGGGATGATGGAAACGATACGATGACGTTCGACTATCAAATGCGACAAGGTGTGTCGCCGACGACGAACGCATTGCGATTGTTAGAGATGGTAGGCCTAGGACCGAAGGCGTAG
- a CDS encoding arginine N-succinyltransferase: MWVLRAVRIDDLDALHDLVKSATRGLTSLQLKRDQLLDRIEHSEFAFSRSGPSPRGEPYVLVLVNQETGELAGTSTVYAKTGGYQPFYAYQLIETEHVSAQLGLRQVRHSLQLTRIHDGPTEIGSLFLRGRYRGHGFGRWLSMARFALIAMRPHRFADRVIAEMRGKATADGKVPFFDAVAGKFIPIEFAIADALSTVSKQFIEELMPDSPIYLDLLPDEIRDGIGQVHDETVPALTMLKKEGFGETAFVDIFDGGPMISCETNQINAVKRTRELTVKSILANQPSGSETSDLEKHIVCSTHQGFTSVYTSVLIDQPNGDVTIDAASAEALQVDIGSTCHVLGKS, encoded by the coding sequence ATGTGGGTTCTACGCGCGGTTCGCATCGACGATCTGGATGCACTTCACGACTTGGTCAAGTCGGCGACCCGTGGATTGACCAGTTTGCAGCTGAAACGAGATCAGTTGCTTGATCGCATCGAACACTCCGAGTTTGCCTTTTCGCGTAGCGGTCCGTCACCTCGAGGCGAACCGTACGTGTTGGTTTTGGTGAATCAGGAAACGGGAGAATTGGCGGGTACGTCGACGGTCTATGCCAAGACCGGTGGCTACCAACCGTTTTATGCTTACCAGTTGATCGAAACCGAACACGTCAGCGCACAGCTTGGCCTTCGGCAAGTCCGTCATTCACTTCAATTGACGCGGATTCATGATGGTCCGACTGAAATCGGCAGCCTGTTTTTACGCGGCCGATATCGCGGTCACGGCTTCGGTCGTTGGTTATCGATGGCCCGTTTCGCCCTGATTGCGATGCGACCACACCGCTTCGCCGATCGCGTGATCGCCGAGATGCGCGGCAAGGCGACGGCCGACGGCAAGGTTCCTTTTTTTGATGCGGTGGCGGGCAAATTTATCCCCATCGAATTCGCCATCGCCGATGCGTTGTCCACCGTGTCGAAGCAATTCATCGAAGAACTAATGCCCGATTCACCGATCTATCTCGATCTGCTGCCCGACGAGATTCGCGACGGCATCGGGCAAGTGCACGATGAAACCGTTCCCGCGCTGACGATGCTGAAAAAGGAAGGCTTCGGCGAAACCGCGTTCGTCGACATCTTTGACGGCGGACCGATGATTAGCTGCGAAACGAATCAAATCAACGCGGTCAAACGAACTCGAGAACTGACCGTGAAATCGATTCTCGCCAACCAACCGAGCGGCTCCGAAACCAGCGATCTAGAAAAGCACATCGTCTGTAGCACGCATCAAGGTTTTACCAGTGTGTATACCAGTGTTTTGATCGACCAACCCAATGGCGACGTGACAATCGACGCCGCAAGTGCGGAGGCGTTGCAGGTCGATATCGGTTCAACATGCCATGTGCTGGGAAAGTCCTAA
- a CDS encoding class-III pyridoxal-phosphate-dependent aminotransferase: MAVVQPTSPSSTTHAEALRSDPRIAEAKRLIAEAVAEHAKSIDDVRSADDSLVPGYQAMLTRLGTARGGAPIWPYLSSGLGNGPYVQLADGSIKLDFIGGIGVHGCGHSDPRMVDAAIDAALEDTVMQGNLQQHPPSLEMSERLLKLATAGGANFDHCLLSTSGAMANENALKIALHHKAPANRIIAFENAFAGRSIALAALTDRPNYRAGLPLALSVDYLPFRDQADPAGSTKRAVAELKRLLNRHPGRYAAFWAEPIAGEGGYYPGSTEFFEALCVPLREAGIPIIFDEVQSFSRTSKPFAFQHYGLDRFADIVTIGKITQVCATLYGEAFKPTGPILSQTFTGASSSIATGLATLDALEANDCFGENGQNIQRHQYFADALDSLAKKYPGLIAGPYGEGMMIAFTPGDGSFEQAKQLMDIMYDVGLLGFVCGSNPTRIRFLPAPAITTTEHIDAAITLLDKSLALFSKPR; encoded by the coding sequence ATGGCTGTGGTTCAACCAACCTCCCCCTCCTCGACGACACACGCCGAAGCCCTTCGATCGGATCCTCGCATCGCCGAGGCGAAACGGCTGATCGCCGAAGCGGTTGCCGAGCACGCAAAATCGATCGACGATGTTCGCAGTGCGGATGATTCGCTGGTTCCCGGCTATCAAGCGATGCTCACGCGATTGGGCACCGCACGTGGTGGCGCCCCGATTTGGCCCTACCTGTCCTCAGGTCTCGGCAACGGTCCCTACGTGCAATTGGCCGACGGCAGCATCAAGCTCGATTTCATCGGCGGCATTGGCGTGCATGGTTGTGGGCACAGTGACCCGCGGATGGTCGATGCGGCCATCGATGCGGCCCTAGAGGACACCGTGATGCAAGGCAACTTGCAACAACATCCCCCGAGTCTGGAGATGAGTGAACGGTTGTTGAAGTTGGCGACCGCGGGGGGAGCAAACTTCGACCATTGTTTGCTGTCCACAAGCGGTGCGATGGCAAACGAGAACGCATTAAAAATTGCGCTGCACCACAAGGCGCCAGCTAACCGTATCATCGCGTTTGAAAATGCGTTCGCCGGACGCTCGATCGCCCTGGCTGCACTCACCGATCGTCCTAACTATCGAGCCGGATTGCCGCTAGCCCTTTCGGTCGACTATCTGCCGTTTCGTGATCAAGCGGATCCCGCAGGAAGCACCAAGCGAGCGGTTGCCGAACTGAAACGATTGCTCAATCGACACCCCGGTCGTTATGCCGCATTCTGGGCTGAACCCATCGCAGGCGAAGGCGGCTACTATCCCGGCAGCACCGAATTCTTCGAGGCACTATGCGTTCCCCTTCGTGAAGCCGGAATCCCGATCATTTTTGACGAGGTGCAATCGTTCTCGCGAACGTCCAAACCGTTTGCATTCCAGCATTACGGGCTCGATCGATTCGCCGACATCGTCACGATTGGAAAGATCACCCAGGTGTGTGCAACACTCTACGGCGAGGCCTTCAAACCGACCGGTCCGATCTTGAGCCAAACCTTCACCGGTGCTTCGTCGTCGATTGCCACCGGATTGGCCACACTGGATGCTCTCGAAGCGAACGATTGCTTCGGAGAGAATGGGCAAAACATCCAACGACACCAATACTTTGCTGACGCACTGGATTCGCTTGCCAAAAAGTATCCTGGATTGATCGCCGGCCCGTACGGCGAAGGCATGATGATCGCGTTCACTCCCGGCGACGGCAGCTTTGAGCAAGCCAAACAACTGATGGACATCATGTACGACGTCGGGCTGTTGGGCTTTGTCTGTGGATCCAATCCCACACGCATTCGTTTCCTACCCGCTCCCGCGATCACTACGACCGAGCACATCGATGCCGCCATCACACTACTCGACAAGTCGTTGGCGTTGTTTAGCAAACCGCGGTAA
- a CDS encoding hydrolase: MMSDKIQAAIEWMHTQEASATERLERWCNQNSWSMDVAKLQAMADTLCDDFRSFGVVFDPVPLGPMKLLDDSGQWYAPATGPALLWHHRPDAKTRVLLMIHYDTVYPSDREATRCVHQAERLVGPGTADAKGGIAVIALAIEAGLRFGLFPDLGVSILLNPDEEIGSTASEPLMRQLAPQFDAALVFEPTLPDGSLVAARKGSGGFAMVVRGRSAHAGRNPEQGRNAIVHLAKLVAKLSELNNPNEGVLLNVGKIAGGGPLNRVPHAASVHFNVRVTDPIAMQNVETKLQSLRQQFDGDGYQVELNGMLHSPPKCSNQALVAIQAQVVAAAQSVGRSIRWQDTGGACDGCKLAAMNLSNIDTMGVTGDNLHSSEEYCLPATLVPAAATVLAFLANTHPE, from the coding sequence ATGATGTCTGATAAGATCCAAGCGGCAATCGAGTGGATGCACACTCAGGAAGCCTCGGCAACCGAGCGGCTCGAGCGTTGGTGTAACCAGAACTCGTGGTCGATGGATGTGGCCAAGTTGCAAGCGATGGCTGACACGCTGTGTGACGATTTTCGCAGCTTCGGCGTTGTCTTTGACCCAGTGCCGCTCGGCCCGATGAAGCTACTCGATGATTCGGGCCAATGGTACGCCCCTGCGACCGGACCTGCATTGTTGTGGCATCATCGTCCCGATGCCAAAACGCGCGTTTTGCTGATGATTCACTACGATACGGTTTACCCCAGCGATCGTGAAGCGACTCGCTGTGTGCATCAAGCCGAGCGCTTGGTCGGTCCCGGAACCGCCGACGCCAAAGGGGGGATCGCGGTGATCGCATTGGCCATCGAAGCGGGATTGCGATTCGGTCTGTTCCCTGACTTGGGGGTCTCGATTCTGCTCAATCCTGACGAAGAAATTGGTTCCACCGCGTCGGAACCCTTGATGCGGCAATTGGCCCCTCAGTTCGATGCGGCCTTGGTCTTCGAACCGACACTCCCCGATGGCAGCCTCGTCGCGGCCCGCAAAGGCTCGGGCGGATTCGCCATGGTCGTCCGGGGACGCTCGGCCCACGCCGGCCGCAATCCCGAGCAGGGGCGCAATGCGATCGTACACCTTGCTAAGCTCGTGGCCAAGCTTTCTGAACTCAACAACCCCAATGAGGGGGTTTTGTTGAACGTGGGCAAGATCGCCGGCGGAGGCCCCTTGAACCGAGTCCCCCATGCTGCCTCGGTGCACTTTAACGTGCGCGTCACCGATCCGATTGCGATGCAAAACGTCGAAACGAAGCTGCAGTCCCTTCGTCAACAATTTGACGGCGACGGCTATCAAGTCGAACTCAACGGGATGCTCCATTCCCCCCCCAAGTGTTCTAATCAAGCGCTCGTGGCGATCCAGGCACAGGTGGTCGCGGCGGCACAGAGCGTCGGCCGCTCGATTCGGTGGCAGGATACCGGCGGTGCGTGTGACGGATGCAAGCTCGCCGCGATGAATCTGAGCAACATCGACACCATGGGCGTGACAGGCGATAACCTACACAGCAGCGAGGAATATTGTCTTCCCGCCACGCTCGTCCCTGCGGCGGCAACGGTCTTGGCCTTTTTAGCGAACACCCATCCTGAGTAA